CAACGCCACTCTGGCGTGCGCCCTGGTCGGGTTCCTGCCGTTCATCTGGCTCTCGCTCGCCTTCGACTGGGGGCTCCCGGGAATCTGGACGGGGCTGACCGTCTTCATCGTGCTCCGGATGATCGCGGTGTCGTGGCGCACGGTGTCCGGCCGCTGGGCCGTGAGCGGCGCAGACCTCCACCCGCAGCAATGACGTCGCCCGTGATCGCGCGGCGCGGAGATGAGGCAGGATGGAGCGGGTGAGCGCCAAATTGTTGGCCGTCAGCGACATCCATGTGGGACATCGCGGAAATCGGCCGGTCACCGAGGACATCCATCCCGATTCGCCGGACGACTGGCTGATCCTCGCCGGAGACGTCTCGGAGAAGACCGACGACATCCGGTGGGCCCTGGAACTGATGTCCGGGCGGTTCGAGAAGGTGATCTGGGTCCCCGGCAACCACGAGCTGTGGACGACGGCGAAGGACCCGGTCCAGATGCACGGTGTCGCCCGCTACGAGTACCTGGTCGCGATGTGCCGTGAGCTGGGCGTCCTGACGCCGGAAGATCCCTATCCGGTGTGGCGAGGCGACGACGGGCCGGTCACCCTGGTGCCGATGTTCCTGCTGTACGACTACACGTTCCTGCCGGAGGGCGCCCGGACGAAGGCGGAAGGTCTCGCGATCGCACGGGAGAAGAACGTCGTCGCCACGGACGAGTTCCTGCTGTCGAGTGAGCCCTATGCGACGCGCGACGCCTGGTGCCAGGCGCGCCTCGACTACACCCGCAGCCGGCTCGACGCGCTCGAACCGGGTACCCGCACCGTGTTGATCAACCACTTCCCGCTGGTCCGCGAACCCACCCAGGTGTTGTGGTATCCGGAGTTCGCGCTGTGGTGCGGCACCGAGCAGACGGCGGACTGGCACACCCGCTACGACGCGGTGTGCTCGGTCTACGGGCACCTTCACATCCCGCGTACCACCTACTACGACGGGGTCCGCTTCGAGGAGGTTTCGCTGGGCTACCCGCGGGAGTGGTCCCGGCGAGGGCTTCCGGACCGCCTCCTGCGACAGATCCTGCCGCCCCCGGAGTATCCGCCGGGGTCTCTCAACAAGTGGGGTGGGCACTTCACCGTCACGCCCGAACAGGAGGCCGAGGTGGAGCGGATGCGGGCGGAGGGCACCGTGCCGGGGCGGAAGCGCCGATGATCGAACGCATTCTGGACAGCGGCGTCGTGTCGGCGGAGCTGTTCGAGGATCCGCCGGGCCTCACCCCGCACCCGAGGGAGGAACCGCTCATCGCCAAGGCGGTCGAGAAGCGTCGTCGGGAGTTCACGAGTGCCCGGCACTGCGCGCGTGTCGCGATGGGAAAGCTCGGCGTGGACCCGGCTCCGATCCTGCGTGGCGAGAAGGGCGAACCCCAGTGGCCACGGGGCGTGATCGGCAGCCTCACGCACTGCGACGGCTATCGAGCCGCGGTTCTCGGCTACACCATGCAGGTGCGCTCGCTGGGGATCGACGCCGAGCCACACGCCCCGCTACCGGAGGGAGTGCTGGACGCGGTCAGCCTCGAAGCCGAACGCGCCTGGCTCGCGGGAACGACCGGGACGGTGCACTGGGACCGACTGCTGTTCTGCGCCAAGGAAGCGACCTACAAGGCGTGGTTCCCACTCACACAGCGGTGGCTCGGATTCGAGGACGCGCACATCACGTTCGCGGAGAACGGCGACGGGACCGGCACCTTCCACTCGGAACTGCTCGTACCCGGAGACAACCGCTCCGGCCCACCGTTGACCTCGTTCGAGGGCCGGTGGATGGTCGCGGACGGACTGATCGTCACCGCGATCACGGTGCAGTGAGCGTGCCTGGCAGAATCGGGTCACGTGTCCGCACGTGAGAAGCCTTCCTCCGGCCTGGTCGGCGCCGGTCTACTGATCGTCGACAAGGATGCCGGGATGACCAGCCACGACGTGGTGG
This genomic interval from Rhodococcus triatomae contains the following:
- a CDS encoding metallophosphoesterase family protein, with the translated sequence MSAKLLAVSDIHVGHRGNRPVTEDIHPDSPDDWLILAGDVSEKTDDIRWALELMSGRFEKVIWVPGNHELWTTAKDPVQMHGVARYEYLVAMCRELGVLTPEDPYPVWRGDDGPVTLVPMFLLYDYTFLPEGARTKAEGLAIAREKNVVATDEFLLSSEPYATRDAWCQARLDYTRSRLDALEPGTRTVLINHFPLVREPTQVLWYPEFALWCGTEQTADWHTRYDAVCSVYGHLHIPRTTYYDGVRFEEVSLGYPREWSRRGLPDRLLRQILPPPEYPPGSLNKWGGHFTVTPEQEAEVERMRAEGTVPGRKRR
- the npt gene encoding 4'-phosphopantetheinyl transferase Npt; the encoded protein is MIERILDSGVVSAELFEDPPGLTPHPREEPLIAKAVEKRRREFTSARHCARVAMGKLGVDPAPILRGEKGEPQWPRGVIGSLTHCDGYRAAVLGYTMQVRSLGIDAEPHAPLPEGVLDAVSLEAERAWLAGTTGTVHWDRLLFCAKEATYKAWFPLTQRWLGFEDAHITFAENGDGTGTFHSELLVPGDNRSGPPLTSFEGRWMVADGLIVTAITVQ